One region of Bacteroidota bacterium genomic DNA includes:
- a CDS encoding cytochrome c, which yields MKKSLHYLNMFLAGITLAGITLYTNTSFAGDGKPEGKPWPCPDKEAKVKSPIKSDASVMTTGKELWNQHCKSCHGKTGKGDGTKAESINISCGDFTSEKYQKRTDGELYWLTTEGRKPMPSYKEKLTDNERWMIVLFTRTFK from the coding sequence ATGAAAAAATCCTTGCATTACCTCAACATGTTCCTCGCAGGAATCACACTCGCAGGAATCACCCTCTATACGAATACATCATTTGCAGGTGATGGTAAGCCGGAAGGTAAACCCTGGCCCTGTCCCGACAAAGAAGCGAAAGTTAAAAGCCCTATCAAATCTGATGCAAGTGTAATGACCACCGGTAAAGAGCTATGGAATCAACATTGCAAATCCTGCCATGGAAAAACAGGCAAAGGCGATGGAACCAAAGCGGAATCTATTAATATTTCCTGTGGTGATTTTACTTCCGAGAAATATCAGAAAAGAACTGATGGAGAATTATACTGGCTAACAACTGAAGGAAGAAAACCTATGCCTTCATACAAAGAGAAGTTAACAGACAACGAACGCTGGATGATCGTACTGTTTACCCGTACTTTTAAATAA
- a CDS encoding cytochrome c produces MKKFTTKSTLFLVGMSVISFLLFTMIAFNGNAQKQKSSNKPWPCPEKVAQLTNPISPEPGILAAGKEIWLQKCKSCHGKTGHGDGTKSKNIDVTIADFTSPEIQSKPDGELFWKTKEGRKPMPSWKHELSDIDRWSVIHYIRTLPKEKDSSQTLSYR; encoded by the coding sequence ATGAAAAAGTTCACCACTAAATCAACGTTATTCCTGGTTGGAATGAGCGTTATCAGTTTTCTCCTCTTCACAATGATCGCTTTTAACGGAAATGCTCAAAAACAAAAATCATCAAATAAACCATGGCCTTGTCCTGAAAAAGTAGCACAACTCACCAATCCGATCAGTCCTGAACCCGGAATTCTTGCAGCTGGAAAAGAAATCTGGTTGCAGAAATGTAAGTCCTGCCATGGAAAAACCGGTCACGGCGATGGCACGAAATCAAAAAATATTGATGTGACAATTGCCGACTTTACATCCCCTGAAATTCAAAGCAAACCCGATGGTGAATTATTCTGGAAAACCAAAGAAGGAAGAAAACCAATGCCATCCTGGAAACATGAATTATCAGATATCGACAGGTGGTCTGTCATCCATTACATTCGTACACTTCCAAAAGAAAAAGATTCAAGTCAAACTTTGAGTTATCGGTAA
- the nrfD gene encoding polysulfide reductase NrfD, translating into MQEKYSKMESDLLQPIRKISLAGKIWIGFLIIACLCGLYAYYLQESRSKYETIALRDYTMWGVYISTFVFYVALSLVGALMSAILKLINFEWYRPLARIAQIISVSAIIMAGLCIDSAMGRPDRLYYLLLHGRLQSPIVWDVIVVVTYIAASCLLLFIPMLPEMAICRDRLTEKPAWMRWMYNKLSFGWKGAPEQWKIVKRSVHILAVMVVPLGVSIHTVTAWLFATTLRPEWDSTNFGPYFVSGAFLLGCAAMIVAVYMIRKFYHYEKYLTVKHFDRMGKMLVLLGLCYTYFNVNEYLVPSYKMSGLHANHLLDLFVGESAAMYWMVAVFGFIIPGTLPMFKAMRKPLPLTIIATTVVIAAWFKRYLIVIPGLSHTFLPIQDVPESWTHYTPSLIEMTIVGATFAALLLIVTLFSRLFPIISIWEVAEGEGVNLSRINKHIKSKMV; encoded by the coding sequence ATGCAGGAGAAGTACAGTAAAATGGAATCAGATCTACTTCAGCCGATTCGTAAAATCAGTCTTGCAGGGAAAATCTGGATAGGATTTTTAATTATAGCCTGCTTGTGCGGACTTTATGCTTATTATCTGCAGGAATCCAGAAGCAAATACGAAACGATTGCACTTCGGGATTACACCATGTGGGGTGTTTATATTTCGACATTCGTTTTTTATGTTGCTTTAAGCTTAGTCGGTGCTTTGATGTCTGCCATTCTCAAATTGATCAACTTCGAATGGTATCGCCCGCTGGCCAGAATAGCACAAATCATTTCGGTCTCCGCGATCATCATGGCAGGACTGTGTATCGATTCCGCAATGGGCCGTCCTGATCGGCTGTATTATCTTCTTCTGCACGGAAGACTTCAGTCTCCGATTGTGTGGGACGTGATCGTTGTCGTGACCTACATCGCCGCAAGCTGTTTGTTACTCTTCATTCCGATGCTTCCTGAAATGGCGATATGCCGTGACCGGCTTACTGAAAAACCTGCGTGGATGCGCTGGATGTACAATAAGCTTTCTTTCGGATGGAAGGGTGCTCCCGAACAATGGAAAATAGTGAAGCGGAGTGTTCACATTCTTGCGGTAATGGTTGTTCCCCTGGGCGTTTCCATTCATACGGTAACGGCATGGTTATTTGCAACAACACTACGTCCGGAATGGGACAGTACCAATTTTGGACCTTACTTTGTTTCCGGTGCCTTCCTGCTGGGCTGCGCGGCAATGATCGTAGCGGTTTATATGATTCGCAAATTTTACCATTACGAAAAATATCTTACGGTAAAACATTTTGATCGCATGGGTAAGATGTTGGTATTGCTCGGGCTTTGTTACACGTATTTTAATGTGAACGAATATCTCGTGCCATCTTATAAAATGAGCGGATTGCATGCCAACCACCTGCTTGATTTATTTGTAGGAGAATCCGCCGCGATGTATTGGATGGTTGCCGTCTTTGGCTTCATTATCCCGGGAACTTTACCCATGTTTAAAGCAATGCGGAAACCTCTTCCGCTCACTATCATAGCAACTACGGTTGTAATTGCTGCCTGGTTCAAACGCTATCTTATTGTAATACCGGGATTATCACATACGTTTCTTCCGATTCAGGATGTTCCGGAATCATGGACGCACTATACTCCCAGTCTTATTGAGATGACGATTGTAGGCGCGACATTCGCGGCATTGCTGCTCATTGTCACTTTATTCTCCAGGCTGTTTCCAATTATTTCGATTTGGGAAGTAGCCGAAGGAGAAGGAGTCAATCTGAGCAGGATCAATAAACACATTAAATCAAAAATGGTATGA
- a CDS encoding 4Fe-4S dicluster domain-containing protein yields the protein METGKENKIIKSESAANEKASTRRGFLKLSLLAGGVALAGAEVTRMLAGPKTSNGEKIKLLSKDGKLVEVDSANVHAVVVDSTAGTNIRQGVPGKKFVRVIDLARCSNERACIEGCQKQHNLLPPIEWIKVKKMQDVEMESPYWFPQMCYHCDNPPCTKVCPVDATFKRSDGLVQTDNSRCIGCKFCMAACPYSARSFNFGRPEQTAYFEKHKDDPGICPTSKPENYGTVSKCDGCPDDMAKGILPACVRKCPNGVIFYGDENEDTVSNGDEIFQLSALLTERAGYRQFDTLGTKPRTYYLPPVKRNFPFQEAKEKHNTQE from the coding sequence ATGGAAACCGGAAAAGAAAATAAAATCATCAAATCTGAATCCGCAGCAAATGAAAAAGCATCCACTCGCCGGGGCTTTTTAAAACTTAGTCTTTTGGCCGGGGGAGTTGCATTGGCAGGAGCGGAAGTCACAAGAATGTTGGCCGGACCCAAGACATCGAACGGTGAAAAAATTAAGCTGTTGAGTAAAGACGGGAAACTGGTTGAAGTGGACAGCGCGAATGTGCATGCAGTTGTCGTGGATAGTACTGCCGGTACAAACATCCGTCAGGGCGTACCCGGAAAAAAATTCGTCCGTGTCATCGATTTGGCGCGATGTTCAAATGAACGTGCATGTATTGAAGGATGTCAGAAACAACACAACCTGCTTCCTCCTATCGAATGGATCAAAGTGAAAAAGATGCAGGATGTGGAAATGGAATCACCGTATTGGTTTCCTCAAATGTGTTACCACTGTGATAATCCTCCGTGCACAAAAGTATGTCCGGTGGATGCTACATTTAAGAGAAGCGACGGATTGGTGCAGACGGATAATTCACGCTGTATCGGTTGCAAATTCTGTATGGCAGCCTGCCCTTATTCCGCACGTAGCTTCAATTTCGGAAGACCCGAACAAACAGCATATTTCGAAAAGCATAAAGATGATCCAGGTATTTGCCCCACCAGTAAACCAGAAAATTATGGCACTGTATCCAAATGCGATGGCTGCCCTGATGATATGGCGAAAGGAATACTTCCTGCATGTGTCCGCAAATGTCCGAATGGTGTGATCTTCTATGGTGATGAGAACGAAGACACCGTTTCCAATGGAGATGAAATATTTCAATTGTCCGCTCTTCTCACTGAACGCGCAGGCTACCGCCAATTCGATACGCTGGGTACAAAACCCAGAACCTATTATCTGCCGCCGGTGAAACGTAATTTCCCCTTCCAGGAAGCTAAGGAAAAACACAATACACAGGAATAA
- a CDS encoding Crp/Fnr family transcriptional regulator encodes MRYGDSKQVYFDKLSGRNSTRDKENIVNTIFKNNSLSKGCTDDQKNYIIAHMNCRNYRKGEVVFYENQPSYLIYFVESGIVKLWKEGLHKDGQIIRFAKEGDMMGFWGALENNNYSLTATAMTDSQLCFITRDIFLPVIKSDSALNSILHDYIKELKKTEDDLRNMAEMNVREKVAHSILILLDLFKNKLDEISLRVVLSRKEIAALSAICEDRVSKQLSDFRKERIIITNGKNTYIDKLALRKIISFSDYLDKIMN; translated from the coding sequence ATGAGATACGGGGATTCAAAACAAGTTTATTTTGACAAGTTGTCCGGAAGAAATTCTACCCGGGATAAAGAAAATATTGTAAATACGATTTTCAAAAACAATTCATTGAGCAAGGGGTGTACGGATGATCAAAAAAATTACATTATCGCGCACATGAATTGCCGGAACTACAGAAAGGGGGAAGTTGTATTTTATGAAAATCAACCCTCGTATCTTATCTATTTTGTTGAATCCGGAATCGTTAAACTCTGGAAGGAAGGCTTGCACAAAGACGGTCAAATTATTCGTTTCGCAAAAGAAGGGGATATGATGGGATTTTGGGGCGCGCTGGAAAACAATAATTATTCGCTCACTGCCACAGCGATGACGGATTCACAGCTTTGCTTTATCACACGAGATATTTTTCTTCCGGTTATCAAATCGGATTCTGCTTTAAACAGCATTTTGCACGATTATATCAAGGAATTAAAAAAAACAGAAGATGACCTGCGCAATATGGCGGAAATGAATGTGCGTGAAAAAGTAGCTCACTCCATATTAATACTGCTTGACTTGTTTAAAAACAAACTGGATGAAATTTCGCTTCGTGTTGTATTATCCAGGAAGGAAATCGCAGCATTATCTGCCATTTGTGAAGACCGGGTAAGCAAGCAGTTGTCTGATTTTAGAAAAGAACGAATCATCATCACAAATGGTAAAAACACATATATTGACAAGCTCGCTTTGCGAAAAATAATTTCATTCAGCGATTATCTCGATAAAATAATGAACTGA